From one Prochlorococcus marinus XMU1404 genomic stretch:
- a CDS encoding peptidase E yields the protein MHSKNIVAIGGGGFGRSLGSLEIEKFIISLISKKRPKICFIPTASGDSSSYKLNFYRAFSKLDCITSHIDFFSRTENLEDKVLTQDIIYVGGGNTKSMLAVWKEWNLHKILQNAYEKGIVMSGVSAGAICWFSKGITDSFAKELTIMDCLGIVDGIACPHFDEEKEREPYVNDVINREIIKSCICIEGNCALHIKNDIEYSSIDFGNGKKCFKVFKENNKLKKQIL from the coding sequence ATGCATAGTAAAAATATAGTCGCAATTGGGGGAGGAGGGTTTGGACGCTCTTTAGGCTCTCTTGAAATAGAAAAATTTATAATTTCTTTAATTAGTAAAAAAAGACCAAAAATTTGTTTTATCCCCACTGCATCTGGTGACAGTAGTTCGTATAAACTAAATTTTTATAGAGCTTTTTCAAAACTAGATTGCATAACAAGTCATATTGATTTTTTCTCTAGAACAGAAAACTTAGAAGATAAAGTTTTAACACAGGACATAATTTATGTAGGAGGAGGAAATACAAAAAGTATGTTAGCGGTTTGGAAAGAATGGAATTTACATAAAATCTTGCAAAATGCTTACGAAAAGGGCATTGTAATGAGTGGTGTAAGTGCTGGAGCTATTTGTTGGTTTAGTAAGGGAATTACTGATTCTTTTGCTAAAGAATTGACTATTATGGATTGTCTGGGAATAGTTGATGGCATTGCTTGTCCGCATTTCGATGAGGAAAAAGAGAGAGAACCTTATGTTAATGATGTTATTAACAGAGAAATCATAAAATCTTGTATTTGTATTGAAGGTAATTGTGCTTTGCACATCAAAAATGATATTGAATATTCCTCAATAGATTTTGGTAATGGTAAAAAATGTTTTAAAGTATTTAAAGAAAATAATAAATTAAAGAAACAAATCCTTTAA
- a CDS encoding GNAT family N-acetyltransferase gives MNLRQITIEDQLELKKVYFDSIQSLDETIYTQEQKRAWSSQAWNNLNFDKSINQGKGWLFSKEGEIIAFAIRYPINRISLFYCKGKFQRKGYGSQLLQKIEDEAKKEGLDYLSTEASMISYQLFLKNEWEIIRKEKIIINNIFFERYKMIKIIRLDY, from the coding sequence ATGAATTTAAGACAAATTACCATTGAAGATCAACTTGAATTAAAGAAGGTTTATTTTGACTCAATACAGTCATTAGATGAAACTATATATACTCAAGAACAAAAAAGGGCTTGGTCAAGCCAAGCTTGGAATAATCTAAATTTTGATAAGTCAATAAATCAAGGAAAAGGATGGCTATTTAGTAAGGAAGGCGAAATTATCGCTTTTGCAATAAGGTACCCCATTAATAGAATTTCTTTATTTTACTGTAAAGGTAAATTTCAGAGAAAAGGCTACGGTTCTCAGTTACTTCAGAAAATAGAAGATGAAGCTAAGAAAGAAGGTTTGGATTATCTTTCAACGGAAGCAAGCATGATAAGTTATCAATTATTTCTTAAGAATGAATGGGAAATTATTCGTAAAGAAAAAATAATTATAAATAACATTTTTTTTGAAAGATATAAAATGATTAAGATTATAAGATTGGATTATTAA
- a CDS encoding DUF3303 domain-containing protein, with product MQLFLADCQFPDIENQVKAYQLFVETWENGEMAKSDKTDKFEMLFRVHAPGEGRVVCLCKAYSDKEIFEHFAPWRAKFGIHMEFTPVISCQNVVDYHKDLFKTLG from the coding sequence ATGCAACTATTTCTTGCTGACTGCCAATTCCCAGATATTGAGAATCAAGTTAAGGCCTATCAATTATTTGTTGAAACATGGGAAAATGGAGAAATGGCAAAATCAGATAAAACAGACAAATTTGAGATGTTATTTAGAGTTCATGCGCCAGGAGAGGGGAGGGTAGTTTGCTTATGTAAGGCATATAGTGATAAAGAAATATTTGAGCATTTTGCCCCATGGAGAGCGAAATTCGGCATTCATATGGAATTTACGCCCGTAATAAGTTGTCAAAATGTTGTTGATTACCATAAAGATTTGTTCAAAACTTTAGGGTAA
- a CDS encoding DCC1-like thiol-disulfide oxidoreductase family protein: MTANYTFIYDGECPFCNHFAELLEIKSKITNIKILDGRKNIPLINSLIDKGYDLDKGAILLKNNEIFHGAEAINTICKQINNPSSSLLLLLSKVFKSTKRTKVLFPLLVRARRFALISKGVPTSLV, encoded by the coding sequence ATGACTGCAAACTATACCTTTATTTATGATGGAGAATGTCCCTTTTGCAATCATTTTGCAGAGCTCCTAGAAATTAAAAGCAAAATAACTAATATTAAAATTCTTGATGGTCGTAAAAATATACCACTAATTAACTCCCTAATAGATAAAGGTTATGACTTGGATAAAGGTGCTATTCTCCTTAAAAATAATGAGATCTTTCATGGGGCAGAAGCAATAAATACAATCTGTAAACAGATAAATAATCCTTCAAGTAGTTTACTTTTATTGCTTTCTAAAGTATTTAAATCAACCAAACGAACAAAGGTATTATTTCCGTTACTTGTTAGAGCAAGAAGATTTGCATTAATATCAAAAGGTGTGCCAACATCTCTAGTTTGA